TTACTGGATCAAAAGCATCCTGACGAAAAACTGGCAGAAGATTTCCAAGCAGGCGACCGTCACGAAAAAGGCCGCGGAAATCCTCGCATTGCAGCTCACGGGTTTGGGCATAACCGAGGATGACATAAAAGAGGTGCTGAAAAAGGAAAATTTTTCCGCAGTGCCGGATGAATGGAACGAGGATGAAATTCTTCGGTTCAGTTCGAAGATTCGCGAAAAAAGCAAGCCCATGCTTATAGCCGCGAACAAGATGGATTTGCCGGCCGCGCGCGAAAACCTTGACAGGCTCAGGCACGATTTTCCCGGCAAAATTTTCGTGGAATGCTGTGCCGAAGCCGAGCTTGCACTGCGGAAGGCGGACAGGGCCGGCGTGATAAAATATCTGCCGGGCGCAAAAGGCTTTGAAGTGCTCAAGGACCTGCCCGAAAAGCAGGTGAAGGCGCTTGACTTCATCAAGGCGGCTGTTCTCGAAAAGTTCGGTTCGACCGGCGTGCAGGACTGCCTGAACAAAGCGGTTTTCGAACTGCTGGACCTGATAGCAGTATATCCCGTGCAGGACCAGAACAAATGGGTTTCAGGCAAGGGAAATTGCCTGCCGGACGCGTACCTTCTGAAGCGCGGCTCGAAGCCGAAAGACCTTGCGATAAAGATTCACACCGATT
The sequence above is drawn from the Candidatus Diapherotrites archaeon genome and encodes:
- a CDS encoding redox-regulated ATPase YchF, translating into MLSGIVGKPNSGKSTFFCAATMVDAEIGNRPFVTIKPNHGVGYVVSENPGVESHKVPQPVNYKFENGKSYIPVKLLDVAGLVEGAWQGKGLGNQFLNDLIQADALIHVLDASGSTDAEGNAVGAGNHDPAKDVLFLEREMDYWIKSILTKNWQKISKQATVTKKAAEILALQLTGLGITEDDIKEVLKKENFSAVPDEWNEDEILRFSSKIREKSKPMLIAANKMDLPAARENLDRLRHDFPGKIFVECCAEAELALRKADRAGVIKYLPGAKGFEVLKDLPEKQVKALDFIKAAVLEKFGSTGVQDCLNKAVFELLDLIAVYPVQDQNKWVSGKGNCLPDAYLLKRGSKPKDLAIKIHTDFGPKYIGAIDCKTGLKLGEDAELKHNDVVKILLKN